The genomic stretch GAGATCAAGGCGGCGCGGAAGCGATGGGAGGCGGCCCAGGCCATAGTCCCGCAGGTGCAGACCCTCCCGGACCCCAAGCTCCAGCTCGGGTATCAGCGCATGCCCATGGTCGAGCCGCTGCAAGGGGCCATGTACGGGTTCGGCCAGGAAATCCCGTTTCCCGGCAAGCTGCAGCTCAAGGGTGAGGTCGCCCTGAAGGAGGCGGAACGGTTGGAGCAGGAGTACCGCGCGACGCGGCTCCGCCTCATCGCCGCTCTGAAAGAGGCGTACTTCACGCTGCACTTCGTCCACAAGAGCATCGAGATCGTGGAGAGGAACAAGACCCTGTTGATCCAGTTCGAGAAGACCGCCAAGTCCCGCTACAGCGTCGGACAGGCCGCCCAGCAGGACGTCTTCCGCGCCCAGGTGGAGATCTCGCGGGTCCTGGACCGGCTGGCCGTGCTGGAGCAGCAGAAGGAGAGCCTGCACGCCGCGATCAACCGGCTCCTCAACCGGCCGCCGGCCGATCCCTTGGGCACGCCGGAGGAGATCCAGATCCCGATCCTGACCGTCTCCCTGCCGGAGCTGACCAAGCGGGCCGACGCCTTCTCGCCCGCGCTGCTGGCCTCCGCCAAGGGGATCGAGCGGAGCGAGCAGGCGGTCTCCCTCGCCCGCCGCCAGTTCTACCCCGACTTCGACATCAGCGCGCTCGGCACCAGGAACGACCTCATCAACGACAACGGCTATCAGGTGATGCTGGGGATCAAGATCCCGCTCTTCTACGAAACGAAGCAGCGGCAGGGCGTGAAGGAGGCCCTCGCGACCCTGTCCGGCGCCAGGGAAGACCTGGCTGCCACCCGTCAGGACATCCTCTTCCAGGTGAAAGACGCCTTCGTGCAGACGCAGCGCGCGGAGCGGCTGATCACGATCCTGCGGGACGCCATCATTCCCCAGTCCACCCTGGCTCTCCAGTCCGCGCAGACCGGGTACGCGGTCGGCAAGGTGGACTTCCTCACGCTCCTGAACAGCCTGCTCACCTTGCAGGAGAGCCAGTTGGAGCTGCACGGCGAGATGGTCGCGCACGAGAAGGCGGTGGCGAGGCTGGAAGCGGTCACGGGCGGGCCGCTGGCCGCCAAGCCGGAGGCGGGGAGGCCGTCGCCATGACGCGTCGGGCCCTGGCCGTCGGCCTCACGGCCCTGCTCGTGGCGGGCCTCGCCGCCTCCTACTGGCTGGCGACGCAGGAACCGGCGCCTTCGCCGGCCGGCCCCATGAAAGACTCCATGCCCGGCATGCCGGAGACGCCGGGGATGGAAAAAAGCCGTGAGATTCACCCGTTGCAAAAGGAGGAGCAACGGGTCCCCGACGTGAAACGTGAAACGGAAGCCCTCACGCCGGAAGGCGGCATCGTTACGATCGCGCCCGAGCGGCTCCAGACGATCGGCGTGAAATACGAGCCGGTCGCACGCCGCCCGCTGGAGAAGACCGTCCGCACCGTCGGCCGGGTGACGGTGGACGAACGGCGCCTGGCCAAGGTGACGATCAAGTTCCACGGCTGGATCGAGACCCTCCTCGTCAGCGCCACCGGCGACCACGTCAAGAAGGGCCAGATCCTGTTCACGATCTACAGTCCCGACCTCGTCGCCACCCAGGAGGAGTACCTGCTGGCCCTGCAGGGCAAGAAGCAGCTCGGCCAGAGCGAGTTTCCGGAAGTGGCGCGCGGGTCCGAGGAGCTCCTGGAAGCCACGCGCCGCCGCTTCCAGCTCTGGGACATCACCGAAGACCACATCCGCGAGCTGGAGAAGACGGGGAAGGTGCTCAAGACGCTCCCGATCCATTCGCCGATCACCGGCACCGTCATCAAGAAGGTGGCGCTGGCCGGCGCGCACGTGGACCCGGGCGAGGAGCTCTACACGATCGCCGACCTCTCCCGCATCTGGCTTCTCGCCGACATCTACGAATACGAGCTGGCCTTCATCAAGGTCGGGCAAGGGGCGACCGTCACCCTGTCCTACGACCCGACGACGAAGCTGCACGCCCACGTGGGGTTCATCTATCCCACCCTGGACCCCAAGACCCGTACCGCCAAGGTTCGCTTCGAGCTGGACAACCCGGAGGAGAAGCTCAAACCGGACATGTACGCCAACGTGGAGCTGAAGGCGAACCTGGGCACGAAGCTGGCCGTGCCCCAGGAGGCGGTGATCGAGTCCGGCCAGAAGCAGCTCGTGTTCATCCACCACGGGGGAGGCCGTCTCGAGCCCCGCCTGATCAAGTCCGGAGTCAAGACCGAGAGCTACTACGAAGTCGTCGCGGGCCTCAAGGAGGGGGAGCACGTGGTGACCTCCGCCAACTTCCTGATTGACAGCGAGAGCCGCCTGAAGGCGGTGGTCGAGAGCATGGGTGGGATGGGGATGAAGCCGTGACGGGTGAAGGGTGATCTGTGATGAGCAAAGACGACCAAGGGCGTTCCTATCAAACCCGTCACTCATCACCGATCACCCATCACGGGCTTGAACATGGTTGAAAGAATCATCGAGTTCAGTGCGAGAAACCGCTTTCTCGTCTTCCTGCTGATCTTCACCAGCGCCGCCGCCGGCCTCTGGGCGCTCAAGCAGACCCCGGTGGACGCGCTTCCCGACATCTCCGACACGCAGGTGATCGTCTACACCACCTGGCCCGGCCGGTCCCCGGACCTCGTCGAGGACCAGATCACCTACCCGATCGTGACCGCGCTGCTGTCCGCGCCCAAGGTCACCGTCGTGCGCGGGTTCTCGGACTTCGGCTACTCCTACGTCTACGTCCTCTTCAAGGACGGCACCGACATCTACTGGGCCCGCTCCCGGGTACTGGAATACCTGAACCAGCTCGCCGGGCGCCTCCCGGAGGGGGTGACGGCGCAGCTCGGACCGGACGCCACCGGCGTCGGGTGGGTCTTCCAATACGCCCTCGTGGACGAGACGGGCCAGCACGACCTGGCGGCGCTGCGCAGCTTCCAGGACTGGTACCTCCGCTACTGGCTCCGCAGCGTGGACGGGGTCGCCGAGGTCGCCAGCATCGGCGGGTTCGTGCGCCAGTATCAGGTCAACCTGGACCCGACCAAGGTGCTGGCCTATCGCCTCTCGATCCCGTCCATCGTCGAGACGATCCGGCAGAGCAACAACGACGTGGGCGGCCGGGTCGTGGAGTTTTCGGGGATCGAGTACGTGGTCCGCGGGCGGGGCTACATCAAGCGCGCGGAGGACATCGAGAAGATCGCGGTCGGCGTGAGCGAGAACGGCACCCCGGTCCTGCTGCGCGACGTGGCCACGGTGCGCCTGGGGCCCGACATGCGGCGCGGGCTGGTGGAGCTGGACGGGCAGGGCGAGGTGGCGGGCGGCATCGTCGTGATGCGGTTCGGGGAGAACGCCCTCACGGTCATCGAGCGGGTCAAGGCCAAGCTGAAGGAGATGGAGCCCTCGATGCCGAAGGGCGTCAAGGTCGTCGCCACCTACGACCGGAGCGACCTGATCCGGGAATCCATCGCGACGGCCAACGAGAGCCTCGCCGAGGAGCTGATCGTCACCGGCGTGCTGATCATCGGCTTCCTCCTCCACCTCCGCTCCGCCCTGCTCCCGATCCTGACCCTGCCGCTGGCCATCCTGATCTCCTTCATCGCGATCTACTTCACGGGCGTCGGGCTGCACATCATGTCGCTCGGCGGCATCATCGTGGCGATCGGGGACATGGTGGACGCGGCGATCGTGATGGTGGACAACGCTCACAAGCGCCTGGAGGAATGGGAACGGGGCGGCCGTGAAGGAGACCGGACGCAGGTGCTCATCGAATCGGCCAGGGAAGTCGGGCCGGCCATGTTCGCCTCCTTGCTCGTGATCGCCGTGTCCTTCCTGCCGGTCTTCGTCCTGGAGGCGCAGGAAGGCCGGATGTTCAAGCCCCTGGCCTTCACCAACTTCCTGGGCATTGCGGCCTGCGCGGTGCTGGCGATCACGCTGATCCCGGCCGCCCTCCCGACCGTCATGCGCGGCCGGATCTTCCCAGAGCAGCGGCACCCGGTCAGCCGGCTCCTGCAGGCCCTCTATTCACCCGTGCTGCGGGCGGCGCTGCGCCACCGGCTCGTCGTGCTGCTTCTGGCCGTCGCCCTATTGGCGAGCGTCGTCCCCGCCTACCAGCGGCTGGGCTCCGAGTTCATGCCGCCGCTGTACGAGGGCACGATCCTCTACATGCCGACCACGCCGCCGGGCCTCTCGGTCACCGAAGCCGCCAGGCTGCTGCAGACGATGGACCGGAAGCTCCGCGCCTTTCCCGAAGTCGAGCAGGTCTTCGGGAAGGCGGGCCGGGCCGAGACTTCGACCGACCCGGCGCCGTTCAGCATGATGGAAGTGGTCGTGACGTTGAAGCCGAAGGCCCGGTGGCGGCCCGGCCTGAGCCACGAGGCGCTCGTGGACGAGATGGACCGGGCCTTGCAGTTTCCGGGCGTGACCAACGCCTGGACCATGCCGATCAAGAACCGCATCGACATGCTGACGACCGGCATCCGGACTCCGGTCGGCATCAAGGTCTTCGGGCCGGACTTGAAGCAGATCGAAGAGATCGGCAAGCGCATCGAGGCGGCGGCGAAGGACGTGCCCGGCACCCGCAGCGTCTACGCGGAGCGGGTCTCCGGCGGTTATTTTCTCGACTTCGACATCAACCGCGAGGAGATCGCCCGCTACGGGCTCAAGCTGATGGACGTCGGACGGATCATCGAAACGGCCATCGGAGGCGAGAACATCGCGACCACGATCGAGGGGCGCGAGCGCTACCCGATCAACGTCCGCTACCTGCGCGAGCTGCGCGACGATCCGGAAAAGCTCAAGCGGGTCCTGGTGGACACGCCGACCGGCGCGCAGGTGCCGCTGGCGCAACTGGCGGCGCTCCGGTTCGTGAGCGGGCCGCCCATGATCCGCGACGAGAACGGCATGCTGGCCGGCTACGTCTACCTCGACATGGCCGGACGGGACGTGGGCGGCTACGTGGACGACCTCAAGCGGGTCGTGCGCGCGCAGGTGCCGCTGCCGCCCGGCTACACGATCGCCTGGTCCGGCCAGTACGAGTTCATGCAGCGGGCCTGGGAGCGGCTGCAGCTCGTGGTCCCGCTGACCCTGCTCATCATCTTCGTCCTGTTCTATTTCACGTTCCGGTCCGTGGCCGAGACCTGGATGGTCATGCTGGGCCTGCCCCTGGCCCTCGTCGGCGCCGTCTGGTACCTGGCCGAGCTGAACTACAACATGAGCATCGCGGTCTGGGTCGGCATCATCACCGTGGTAGGCACGGCCGCCGAAACCGGCGCGGTCATGCTGGCCTACCTGGACGAAGCCTGCAAGCGGCGCCAGGCGGCGGGCGGGCTCAAGACGATCGAAGACCTGATCGAGACCGTGCACGCGGGCGCGGTCGAGCGCGTCCGGCCGATGGCGATGATCGGGCTGGTGGACGTACTCGGGCTGGTGCCGGTCATGCTGGCGACCGGTACGGGCGCGGACGTGATGAAGCGGGTGGCGGCCCCGCAGGTCGGCGGGGTCTTCTCCGCCATGATCCTGACCTTGATCGTGATCCCGCCGATCTACGTCCTCTGGCGACGGTGGAAAGAGAGATAAGGAGGACCACCCCTGAACCGATGCGTGGGCTTCCGTGGCAATTCAAGGTGGAATGTGGCATCTACTTTAGCGTGATGAGGAAGGGACTATGGCCTGGAAAGCACTGACGCCCATAGGGCTTGCAGTCACCTTGTTGGGCAGTAGCGGATGCGCG from Nitrospirota bacterium encodes the following:
- a CDS encoding TolC family protein; its protein translation is EIKAARKRWEAAQAIVPQVQTLPDPKLQLGYQRMPMVEPLQGAMYGFGQEIPFPGKLQLKGEVALKEAERLEQEYRATRLRLIAALKEAYFTLHFVHKSIEIVERNKTLLIQFEKTAKSRYSVGQAAQQDVFRAQVEISRVLDRLAVLEQQKESLHAAINRLLNRPPADPLGTPEEIQIPILTVSLPELTKRADAFSPALLASAKGIERSEQAVSLARRQFYPDFDISALGTRNDLINDNGYQVMLGIKIPLFYETKQRQGVKEALATLSGAREDLAATRQDILFQVKDAFVQTQRAERLITILRDAIIPQSTLALQSAQTGYAVGKVDFLTLLNSLLTLQESQLELHGEMVAHEKAVARLEAVTGGPLAAKPEAGRPSP
- a CDS encoding efflux RND transporter periplasmic adaptor subunit, which translates into the protein MTRRALAVGLTALLVAGLAASYWLATQEPAPSPAGPMKDSMPGMPETPGMEKSREIHPLQKEEQRVPDVKRETEALTPEGGIVTIAPERLQTIGVKYEPVARRPLEKTVRTVGRVTVDERRLAKVTIKFHGWIETLLVSATGDHVKKGQILFTIYSPDLVATQEEYLLALQGKKQLGQSEFPEVARGSEELLEATRRRFQLWDITEDHIRELEKTGKVLKTLPIHSPITGTVIKKVALAGAHVDPGEELYTIADLSRIWLLADIYEYELAFIKVGQGATVTLSYDPTTKLHAHVGFIYPTLDPKTRTAKVRFELDNPEEKLKPDMYANVELKANLGTKLAVPQEAVIESGQKQLVFIHHGGGRLEPRLIKSGVKTESYYEVVAGLKEGEHVVTSANFLIDSESRLKAVVESMGGMGMKP
- a CDS encoding CusA/CzcA family heavy metal efflux RND transporter gives rise to the protein MVERIIEFSARNRFLVFLLIFTSAAAGLWALKQTPVDALPDISDTQVIVYTTWPGRSPDLVEDQITYPIVTALLSAPKVTVVRGFSDFGYSYVYVLFKDGTDIYWARSRVLEYLNQLAGRLPEGVTAQLGPDATGVGWVFQYALVDETGQHDLAALRSFQDWYLRYWLRSVDGVAEVASIGGFVRQYQVNLDPTKVLAYRLSIPSIVETIRQSNNDVGGRVVEFSGIEYVVRGRGYIKRAEDIEKIAVGVSENGTPVLLRDVATVRLGPDMRRGLVELDGQGEVAGGIVVMRFGENALTVIERVKAKLKEMEPSMPKGVKVVATYDRSDLIRESIATANESLAEELIVTGVLIIGFLLHLRSALLPILTLPLAILISFIAIYFTGVGLHIMSLGGIIVAIGDMVDAAIVMVDNAHKRLEEWERGGREGDRTQVLIESAREVGPAMFASLLVIAVSFLPVFVLEAQEGRMFKPLAFTNFLGIAACAVLAITLIPAALPTVMRGRIFPEQRHPVSRLLQALYSPVLRAALRHRLVVLLLAVALLASVVPAYQRLGSEFMPPLYEGTILYMPTTPPGLSVTEAARLLQTMDRKLRAFPEVEQVFGKAGRAETSTDPAPFSMMEVVVTLKPKARWRPGLSHEALVDEMDRALQFPGVTNAWTMPIKNRIDMLTTGIRTPVGIKVFGPDLKQIEEIGKRIEAAAKDVPGTRSVYAERVSGGYFLDFDINREEIARYGLKLMDVGRIIETAIGGENIATTIEGRERYPINVRYLRELRDDPEKLKRVLVDTPTGAQVPLAQLAALRFVSGPPMIRDENGMLAGYVYLDMAGRDVGGYVDDLKRVVRAQVPLPPGYTIAWSGQYEFMQRAWERLQLVVPLTLLIIFVLFYFTFRSVAETWMVMLGLPLALVGAVWYLAELNYNMSIAVWVGIITVVGTAAETGAVMLAYLDEACKRRQAAGGLKTIEDLIETVHAGAVERVRPMAMIGLVDVLGLVPVMLATGTGADVMKRVAAPQVGGVFSAMILTLIVIPPIYVLWRRWKER